A genomic region of Catenulispora sp. MAP5-51 contains the following coding sequences:
- a CDS encoding uracil-DNA glycosylase → MQSPSEQAPTAPNLAALDRALCNCRACPRLVEWREEVGRVKRRSFADQSYWARPVPGFGPADARLLIVGLAPAAHGGNRTGRMFTGDRSGDILVEALHALGLANQPTSVSATDGLELLGVRFTAPVHCAPPDNKPTPDERDTCRPWLVRELELMRPTVRAIVVLGAFGWQALFPAIAAAGCWSVPKPRPAFGHGARVELPATDDGPTLAIHGCYHVSQQNTFTGRLTPAMLRDVIGAAATEAGLL, encoded by the coding sequence GTGCAATCACCGAGCGAGCAGGCGCCGACCGCTCCGAATCTCGCCGCGTTGGACCGAGCCTTGTGCAACTGCCGGGCGTGTCCACGGTTGGTGGAGTGGCGGGAGGAGGTCGGGCGTGTCAAGCGCAGGTCGTTCGCCGATCAGAGCTACTGGGCGCGTCCTGTTCCCGGCTTCGGGCCGGCTGATGCGCGGCTGCTGATCGTCGGGCTGGCGCCCGCGGCACATGGCGGTAACCGGACCGGGCGGATGTTCACCGGCGACCGGTCCGGCGACATCCTGGTCGAGGCGCTGCACGCACTCGGGCTCGCCAACCAGCCGACCTCGGTCTCCGCGACCGACGGCCTGGAGCTGCTGGGCGTGCGCTTCACCGCTCCCGTGCACTGCGCGCCGCCGGACAACAAGCCGACGCCGGACGAGCGCGACACCTGCCGACCCTGGCTGGTGCGGGAACTGGAGCTGATGCGGCCGACGGTGCGGGCGATCGTGGTTCTGGGCGCGTTCGGCTGGCAAGCGCTGTTTCCGGCGATCGCCGCCGCGGGCTGCTGGAGCGTGCCGAAGCCGCGCCCCGCGTTCGGGCACGGCGCGCGCGTCGAGCTGCCCGCCACCGATGACGGCCCCACGCTGGCGATCCACGGCTGCTACCACGTCAGCCAGCAGAACACCTTCACCGGACGGCTGACGCCGGCGATGCTGCGCGACGTGATCGGGGCGGCCGCCACCGAGGCCGGCTTGCTCTAG